One window from the genome of Kryptolebias marmoratus isolate JLee-2015 linkage group LG1, ASM164957v2, whole genome shotgun sequence encodes:
- the prdm8b gene encoding PR domain zinc finger protein 8b isoform X1, with amino-acid sequence MFSFYHHDFLMDKINLSVSPCPPVPVSPQGEMEESSSQKLVWDGDAKAVQQCLTDIFTSVYTTCDIPENAIFGPCVLSHTSLYDSIAFIALKSTDKRTAPYIFRVDTSAANSTSEGLMWLRLVQSARDKEEQNLEAYVKNGQLFYRSLRRIEKDEELLVWYGKDLIDLLLLSSSRAPTKSKGSSHHSCPDCSQRFQFEFPFLAHLRFRCTKRLQSLAEVDKEPSKESGTERSNITPTRTSPKLGRSEGFTTSHDTNKPSTDFHNLARDLENNRTSPPSDKEAEICSESSGKRKFSEIEDRECRGLQVSKSKDELASSAQNYRGVYGLEENHRSFSPPGSTEHGEAKRSAFTEVKKSSQNLKHHSSNKNLQSSNSENKDRPGSSPPEKHLNIRQVLSETQPPQTSPMGSAFTSVSQQGGGSGERKSAFSQPSRTFSQISPLVMPPKLLDCHPAVGDTISSNRLYQADHLAAKLQGAELGANCPVPGGIGKQNPFVYATTFWPKNSGPIQLQMPSALTLLPPSFTSLCLPAQNWCAKCNASFRMTSDLVYHMRSHHKKEYSMEPLIKRRREEKLKCPICNESFRERHHLSRHMTSHN; translated from the exons atgtttagtttttatcatcaCGACTTCCTGATGGACAAAATTAACCTGTCTGTGTCCCCGTGTCCACCTGTCCCCGTGTCCCCGCAGGGTGAAATGGAGGAGTCCAGCTCGCAGAAGTTGGTCTGGGACGGGGACGCCAAGGCGGTCCAGCAGTGTCTCACGGACATCTTCACGAGCGTGTACACCACGTGCGACATCCCGGAGAACGCCATCTTCGGGCCGTGCGTGCTGAGCCACACGTCGCTGTACGACAGCATCGCCTTCATCGCGCTCAAGTCCACCGACAAACGGACCGCCCCGTACATCTTCAGG GTGGACACCTCGGCTGCCAACAGCACCTCGGAGGGCCTGATGTGGCTGCGGCTGGTCCAGTCCGCCCGGGACAAAGAGGAGCAGAACCTGGAGGCCTACGTGAAGAACGGCCAGCTCTTCTACCGCTCGCTGCGCCGCATCGAGAAGGACGAGGAGCTGCTGGTGTGGTACGGCAAGGACCTGATcgacctgctgctgctcagctccAGCCGAGCCCCAACCAAGAGCAAAG GTTCATCCCATCACTCCTGTCCGGACTGCAGCCAGAGGTTCCAGTTTGAGTTCCCGTTCTTGGCCCATCTGCGGTTCCGCTGTACCAAAAGATTGCAGAGCCTCGCCGAGGTGGACAAGGAGCCCAGCAAAGAGAGCGGCACAGAGCGGTCAAACATAACCCCGACCAGGACCAGCCCGAAGCTGGGCCGCTCCGAAGGCTTCACCACTTCACACGACACCAACAAACCTTCCACAGACTTTCACAACCTGGCCCGGGACCTGGAGAACAACCGGACCAGCCCGCCGAGCGACAAGGAGGCCGAGATCTGCAGCGAGAGCTCGGGGAAGAGGAAGTTCTCCGAGATCGAGGACAGAGAGTGCCGAGGACTTCAGGTGTCCAAGTCTAAAGATGAGCTTGCGTCTTCTGCGCAGAACTACAGAGGAGTGTACGGCCTGGAGGAGAACCACAGGTCCTTCTCCCCGCCGGGGTCCACAGAGCACGGCGAGGCCAAGCGCAGCGCCTTCACGGAGGTCAAGAAGTCGTCTCAGAACCTCAAACaccacagcagcaacaaaaacctCCAGAGCTCCAACTCTGAAAACAAAGACCGGCCCGGCAGCAGCCCCCCAGAGAAGCACCTGAACATCCGGCAGGTGCTGTCAGAGACGCAGCCGCCTCAGACCTCCCCCATGGGCAGCGCCTTCACCTCCGTCAGCCAGCagggcggcggcagcggcgagCGCAAGAGTGCCTTCAGCCAGCCGTCTCGCACCTTCTCCCAGATCTCCCCGCTGGTGATGCCCCCCAAGCTGCTGGACTGCCACCCGGCGGTGGGCGACACCATCTCCTCCAACAGACTCTACCAGGCCGACCACCTAGCCGCCAAGCTGCAGGGGGCGGAACTCGGTGCCAACTGCCCCGTGCCCGGCGGCATTGGCAAGCAGAACCCTTTCGTATACGCCACCACCTTCTGGCCCAAGAACTCCGGGCCCATCCAGCTTCAGATGCCCTCGGCCCTCACCCTGCTGCCCCcctccttcacctccctctGCCTGCCGGCCCAGAACTGGTGCGCCAAGTGCAACGCCTCCTTCCGCATGACCTCAGACTTGGTTTACCACATGAGGTCCCACCACAAAAAAGAGTACTCCATGGAGCCTCTGATCAAGCGGCGGCGCGAGGAGAAGCTCAAGTGCCCCATATGCAACGAGTCCTTCCGGGAAAGGCATCACCTGTCGCGTCACATGACTTCTCACAACTGA
- the prdm8b gene encoding PR domain zinc finger protein 8b isoform X2: MEESSSQKLVWDGDAKAVQQCLTDIFTSVYTTCDIPENAIFGPCVLSHTSLYDSIAFIALKSTDKRTAPYIFRVDTSAANSTSEGLMWLRLVQSARDKEEQNLEAYVKNGQLFYRSLRRIEKDEELLVWYGKDLIDLLLLSSSRAPTKSKGSSHHSCPDCSQRFQFEFPFLAHLRFRCTKRLQSLAEVDKEPSKESGTERSNITPTRTSPKLGRSEGFTTSHDTNKPSTDFHNLARDLENNRTSPPSDKEAEICSESSGKRKFSEIEDRECRGLQVSKSKDELASSAQNYRGVYGLEENHRSFSPPGSTEHGEAKRSAFTEVKKSSQNLKHHSSNKNLQSSNSENKDRPGSSPPEKHLNIRQVLSETQPPQTSPMGSAFTSVSQQGGGSGERKSAFSQPSRTFSQISPLVMPPKLLDCHPAVGDTISSNRLYQADHLAAKLQGAELGANCPVPGGIGKQNPFVYATTFWPKNSGPIQLQMPSALTLLPPSFTSLCLPAQNWCAKCNASFRMTSDLVYHMRSHHKKEYSMEPLIKRRREEKLKCPICNESFRERHHLSRHMTSHN; encoded by the exons ATGGAGGAGTCCAGCTCGCAGAAGTTGGTCTGGGACGGGGACGCCAAGGCGGTCCAGCAGTGTCTCACGGACATCTTCACGAGCGTGTACACCACGTGCGACATCCCGGAGAACGCCATCTTCGGGCCGTGCGTGCTGAGCCACACGTCGCTGTACGACAGCATCGCCTTCATCGCGCTCAAGTCCACCGACAAACGGACCGCCCCGTACATCTTCAGG GTGGACACCTCGGCTGCCAACAGCACCTCGGAGGGCCTGATGTGGCTGCGGCTGGTCCAGTCCGCCCGGGACAAAGAGGAGCAGAACCTGGAGGCCTACGTGAAGAACGGCCAGCTCTTCTACCGCTCGCTGCGCCGCATCGAGAAGGACGAGGAGCTGCTGGTGTGGTACGGCAAGGACCTGATcgacctgctgctgctcagctccAGCCGAGCCCCAACCAAGAGCAAAG GTTCATCCCATCACTCCTGTCCGGACTGCAGCCAGAGGTTCCAGTTTGAGTTCCCGTTCTTGGCCCATCTGCGGTTCCGCTGTACCAAAAGATTGCAGAGCCTCGCCGAGGTGGACAAGGAGCCCAGCAAAGAGAGCGGCACAGAGCGGTCAAACATAACCCCGACCAGGACCAGCCCGAAGCTGGGCCGCTCCGAAGGCTTCACCACTTCACACGACACCAACAAACCTTCCACAGACTTTCACAACCTGGCCCGGGACCTGGAGAACAACCGGACCAGCCCGCCGAGCGACAAGGAGGCCGAGATCTGCAGCGAGAGCTCGGGGAAGAGGAAGTTCTCCGAGATCGAGGACAGAGAGTGCCGAGGACTTCAGGTGTCCAAGTCTAAAGATGAGCTTGCGTCTTCTGCGCAGAACTACAGAGGAGTGTACGGCCTGGAGGAGAACCACAGGTCCTTCTCCCCGCCGGGGTCCACAGAGCACGGCGAGGCCAAGCGCAGCGCCTTCACGGAGGTCAAGAAGTCGTCTCAGAACCTCAAACaccacagcagcaacaaaaacctCCAGAGCTCCAACTCTGAAAACAAAGACCGGCCCGGCAGCAGCCCCCCAGAGAAGCACCTGAACATCCGGCAGGTGCTGTCAGAGACGCAGCCGCCTCAGACCTCCCCCATGGGCAGCGCCTTCACCTCCGTCAGCCAGCagggcggcggcagcggcgagCGCAAGAGTGCCTTCAGCCAGCCGTCTCGCACCTTCTCCCAGATCTCCCCGCTGGTGATGCCCCCCAAGCTGCTGGACTGCCACCCGGCGGTGGGCGACACCATCTCCTCCAACAGACTCTACCAGGCCGACCACCTAGCCGCCAAGCTGCAGGGGGCGGAACTCGGTGCCAACTGCCCCGTGCCCGGCGGCATTGGCAAGCAGAACCCTTTCGTATACGCCACCACCTTCTGGCCCAAGAACTCCGGGCCCATCCAGCTTCAGATGCCCTCGGCCCTCACCCTGCTGCCCCcctccttcacctccctctGCCTGCCGGCCCAGAACTGGTGCGCCAAGTGCAACGCCTCCTTCCGCATGACCTCAGACTTGGTTTACCACATGAGGTCCCACCACAAAAAAGAGTACTCCATGGAGCCTCTGATCAAGCGGCGGCGCGAGGAGAAGCTCAAGTGCCCCATATGCAACGAGTCCTTCCGGGAAAGGCATCACCTGTCGCGTCACATGACTTCTCACAACTGA